In the Oncorhynchus nerka isolate Pitt River linkage group LG2, Oner_Uvic_2.0, whole genome shotgun sequence genome, one interval contains:
- the LOC115135923 gene encoding LOW QUALITY PROTEIN: sodium-coupled monocarboxylate transporter 1-like (The sequence of the model RefSeq protein was modified relative to this genomic sequence to represent the inferred CDS: inserted 1 base in 1 codon) has product MTMGTGGPVASFSVWDYVVFVGTVLGAAGIGLFQAIRGRKNNSSGEFLLGGRQMTAVPVAMSLTASFMSGITVIGTPAEAYRFGADYWIFAISYAIMSIITAEIFVPLFYRLGITSTYEYLEMRFNKLIRVIGTSMYITQTALYTGMVIYAPALALNQITGMNLWGVLVATGVVCILYCTLGGLKAVIWTDVFQMVIMLAGFVAVIARGAVIQGGLXKIWDDCYQGGRLSTFDFDPDPLKRHTFWTIVVGGSVMWVSIYSINQSQVQRYISCKTLTQAKLSLYGNIIGLWLTVSLAVFSGLTMYSIYKDCDPFTNGDVGAVDQLLPYLVMDILAAYPGVPGLFVSAAYSGTLSTVSSSINALVAVTVEDFVRPVWKNLTEKQVSWINMGLSIFFGFLCIGMAAIASLMGSILQAALSIFGMISGPLLGLYVLGMFWRTANSTGGLTGLIVGLVITLWVGIGAQIYPPLADKTNPLPISVAGCNRTQDLNYTTLAPWTGAVTLTPLPDDRPALADSWYSLSYLYFCLLGSLVTVIVGLVVSAITGGCKQENLRLDLFVRRRDLFCAGCGKDSEALDSEINEKVGSELKNGSNNAGFKDSQFNIVDKDVEKVTKM; this is encoded by the exons ATGACGATGGGCACAGGGGGCCCCGTGGCCTCGTTCTCTGTGTGGGACTATGTGGTATTTGTGGGCACAGTCCTGGGGGCAGCTGGCATTGGCCTGTTCCAAGCCATCCGGGGCCGCAAGAACAACAGCAGCGGTGAGTTCCTGCTGGGGGGCCGTCAGATGACAGCGGTGCCCGTTGCCATGTCCCTCACTGCCAGCTTCATGTCTGGCATCACCGTGATCGGCACACCAGCCGAAGCCTATCGGTTTGGGGCGGACTACTGGATCTTTGCCATCTCCTATGCCATCATGTCCATCATCACCGCCGAGATATTTGTCCCTCTCTTCTACCGCCTGGGCATCACCAGCACCTATGAG TATCTGGAGATGCGCTTTAATAAGTTGATTCGGGTGATCGGGACATCCATGTACATCACACAAACG GCCCTGTACACTGGTATGGTCATATATGCGCCAGCTCTCGCACTCAATCAAA TCACAGGGATGAACCTCTGGGGAGTGCTGGTGGCCACTGGGGTGGTGTGCATCCTCTACTGTACCCTG GGAGGTCTGAAAGCGGTGATATGGACAGACGTGTTTCAGATGGTGATCATGTTAGCAGGTTTCGTGGCTGTCATCGCAAGGGGGGCTGTCATCCAGGGGGGCC GGAAGATCTGGGACGACTGCTACCAGGGAGGCAGGCTCAGCACGTTTGA TTTTGATCCAGACCCTTTGAAGCGTCACACGTTCTGGACGATCGTGGTTGGTGGCAGTGTAATGTGGGTGTCCATTTACTCCATCAACCAGTCACAGGTGCAGCGTTACATCTCTTGCAAAACCCTAACCCAAGCCAAACT GTCACTGTATGGGAATATAATTGGTCTCTGGTTGACTGTGAGCTTAGCAGTGTTCTCCGGCCTCACCATGTACTCCATTTACAAAGACTGTGATCCATTCACTAACGGTGATGTAGGGGCAGTTGATCAG CTGCTTCCTTACCTGGTGATGGACATTCTGGCAGCCTATCCTGGAGTCCCTGGATTGTTTGTGTCTGCAGCATACAGTGGCACCCTAAG TACTGTGTCCTCCAGCATCAATGCGCTGGTGGCTGTCACTGTGGAGGACTTTGTCAGGCCAGTGTGGAAAAACCTGACAGAGAAACAGGTGTCCTGGATCAACATGGGCCTCA GTATTTTCTTCGGGTTTTTGTGCATTGGGATGGCTGCAATAGCTTCACTGATGGGAAGCATTTTGCAG GCAGCACTGtccatatttggaatgataagTGGACCTCTTCTTGGACTTTACGTACTAGGCATGTTCTGGCGCACAGCAAACTCAACA GGGGGACTCACAGGACTGATTGTGGGCCTTGTTATTACACTGTGGGTAGGGATTGGTGCGCAGATATACCCACCCCTAGCTGATAAGACCAACCCCCTGCCAATCAGTGTGGCAGGCTGTAACCGCACACAGGACCTGAACTACACCACCCTGGCCCCATGGACCGGGGCAGTAACACTGACCCCTCTGCCTGA TGACCGGCCAGCTCTGGCAGACTCATGGTACTCCCTGTCCTACTTGTACTTCTGTCTCCTGGGCAGTCTGGTGACTGTGATCGTGGGCCTGGTGGTAAGCGCTatcacag GTGGTTGCAAGCAGGAGAATCTACGCTTGGATCTCTTTGTAAGGAGACGTGATCTATTCTGCGCTGGCTGTGGCAAGGACTCAGAG GCATTAGACTCTGAGATAAATGAAAAGGTTGGATCGGAGCTGAAGAATGGATCAAACAACGCTGGATTCAAAGACTCTCAGTTTAACATTGTGGATAAGGATGTGGAAAAGGTCACTAAAATGTGA